Part of the Microbacterium immunditiarum genome is shown below.
GATCCGGTGGCGACCACACCCGCGCTCACGGTGCTGGCCGACCCCACCCGAGCACGCATTCTCCGACTGATCCGAGATGCCGAGGACGGTCGCGCGCGGGTCGGTCGCCTCGCCGATGAGCTCGGGCTTCGTCAGCCCACCGTCAGCCACCATATGCGCGCGCTGCACGACGAAGGCATCGTCATCCGGGAGCCCGAAGGTCGTCGAGTCTGGTACTCGATCAGCCCGGCGCACGTGGACCGCATCGACAGCCTGCTCGGGGATCGGGCGGCGGTTGTCAACGCGGGCGAACCCGACCTCGACCGCGTCGTCGCCGACCTGGCCGACCGATACGCGGGGGTGATCAACAGGCAGACCGTCGGCCGATACGTCCAGGAGAGCCACGATCTCCTCGCTGCTCGCGAGAACACACCGCTCCTTGCATCGCGCACCGCTGCCTTCGCCGCCCAGCGTCTCGACGACCTCCTGCGCAGGGGACAGCGCGAGCAGCGCGAGCAGCGCGAGCAGGGAGTGCCGGAGGTCCTCTTCGTGTGCGTCGAGAACGCCGGGCGTTCCCAGTTGGCTGCCGGCATTCTGCGACAGCTCGCGGGCGATCGCGTGCTGGTTCGCACCGCGGGGTCGGCGCCGGCGAGAGACCTCCGCGCCTCAATCGTCACGGCGCTCGATGAGATCGGCGTACCGGTCGGCGGAGAATTCCCCAAGCCCCTCACCGACGAGGCCGTCCGGGCGGCCGACTACGTGATCACGATGGGCTGCGGCGACGCGTGTCCGATCTACCCCGGGCGCCGCTACCTGGACTGGGATATCGATGATCCCGCCGGAAAGCCGCTCTCGGTGGTCCGCGGCATCCGTGACGACATCGAACGTCGGGTGCGTGACCTGCTTCCTGCGCTCATCAATCAATAGATCGTGGTCTATGCTTTCTTCCGAGAGGAAGCGAGACCGACATGACTGACAAGAAGCCCACCGTCCTGTTCGTCTGCGTGCACAACGCGGGGCGATCCCAGATGGCCGCCGGATATCTGCGAGCGCTGGCCGGCAACCGTATCGAAGTCCTGTCGGCCGGATCTGCGCCGAAAGACGAGATCAACCCCGTCGCCGTGCAGGCGATGGCCGAGGAAGGCATTGACATCGCGGGGAACACGCCCAAGGTCCTGACGGTCGACGCTGTGAAGGAATCGGACGTCGTGATCACGATGGGATGCGGCGACGCCTGCCCGATCTTCCCCGGCAAGCGCTACGAGGACTGGGAGCTCGACGATCCCGCCGGGCAGGGGATCGACGCGGTTCGGCCGATCCGTGACGAGATCCGCTCGCGCGTCGACGGCCTCATCGCCGAACTGCTCCCCGTGATCGCCGACCATGACTGAGCGCCGCGGTCAGGACGCGCTGCTGTCAGCGGACTCGGTCCTCCACCGTGCGGCCGAGCGGCTCGCGCACCAGTTCGCGGGCATGGTCGGCGAAGAGACCGTCGAGCGTGTCGTGTTCGAGTCCTACGCCGCCCTCGCCCGAACGGCAGCCGTCTCCACACTCCTGCCGAGCCTCGCGGAGAAGTTCGCTCGTGACCGGCTGCTCGCCCTGGCACAGTCCCGCGGACTGATTGCGAAGCCCGTGCCGGAGATCCTCTACGTCTGCGTCCAGAACTCCGGTCGCTCGCAGATGGCGGCCGCGCTGACCAGGCACCTCGGCGGCGAGCGGGTGCACGTGCGCTCCGCGGGCTCGCAGCCCGCCGTCGGCGTGATGCCGGAGGTGGTCGCAGTCCTGGCGGAGATCGGCGTCGACGTCGGCGACGAGTTTCCCAAACCGCTGACGGACGACGTCGTGCGAGCCGCGGACGCGGTCGTCACCATGGGTTGCGGCGACGCATGCCCGCTGTACGCGGGCAAGAGGTACCTCGATTGGGACCTGGACGACCCCGCCGAACTCGACCTCGAGGGAATCCGCGAGGTGTGCGACGAGATCCGTGCACAGGTCGAGCAGCTCCTCTCCGAGCTGCTGCCGCAGTCAGGGGCGAGGCGGTCGTGACGGCCGGCCTGACTCTCGCCCGACGCGCCGGCGCCGAGATGCTCGGCACCGGGCTGCTCGTAGCGGTGGTCGTCGGTTCCGGGATCGCGGCGCAGCGCCTCTCGGCCGACACCGGACTGCAACTGCTCGAGAACTCGATCGCGACCGCGCTCGGACTGGGCGTGCTGATCCTGCTCCTCGGCCCGGTGTCGGGCGCGCACTTCAACCCCGTCGTGTCGATCGCGGACGCACTCCTCGGCCGCCGCGGCCGGGTCGGGCTGCCGTTGCCCGCCCTCATCGTCTACACCTTCGCGCAGATGAGCGGAGCCATCGGTGGGGCTGTGCTGGCGAACCTCATGTTCGCGGCGCCGACGACACTGTCGACTACCGCCCGCGCCACACCGGCCACCGTTCTGGCCGAAGTCGTCGCCACCGCTGGGCTCGTCCTGCTGATCACCGGGCTGGCGCGCGCGGGCCGGCCCGTCCAGCAGGTCGCCATCGCCGTCGCCGCGTACATCGGAGCCGCGTACTGGTTCACCAGCTCCACGGCCTTCGCGAACCCGGCGGTCACCGTCGGCAGGGTCTTCACCGACACGTTCGCCGGCATCGCACCGGCCTCAGTGCTTCCCTTCCTGGCCGGCCAGCTGCTGGGCGCCGGCGTCGCAATCGGAATGGCGGTGCTGCTGTTCCCACATGCCGCCTCCCAGACGGCCGACCTCGTCGCGGAACCTGTGCTCACTGAGCCTGGCGTGGCAGCGGCGGAGGATGTGGTGACGCGGAGGATGGGGGATTCGAACTCACATAGACGAGCGCGCTGATGAGCCCCCTTGCCGCGGAATATCAACGGTTTGCCGCCCGGGGCAATCGGGACGGGTGCAGTTAATCGCGTTCGTAAGCGGGTCGGCGCGTCTACTACTGCACCCCAAGCTGCGCCCCCAAGGGGTGATCCCACGGGCGGGGCCGTGAAGACCACGCGCTCAGTCGACCTTGAGTGAGTCGAGGTAGTCGTCCAGGTCCTCACGGAAGAAGATGAGGAGCTTCCCGTCACGACGGGCAACGATCTTGTTGTCCCGCTTCAACTGGCGCAGGAAGGAATCTGAACGGCCGATGTATATAGCGGCCTCGTGGACGGTGTACGCCCGCTTATCTCGTCCGATTGCCTCTGGGCTGACCGCGCTGACAATCGCTTGTTCAAGTTTGGGGTCGAGTCGGATCACGAGTGTCATCCTCCACGTCCGAACGGTTGTTGTCGCACAACACCATCGCGGCGGAGACACCGGGGGGCCATACTCGGAGGGCATGGGGAACAACGAGTACTGGGTGATCTCGCTCCCGTCTGGGCAGCGCCTCAGAGGTGAGGACGTTCTGGCGGCGATGAATCGCGAACTGGCAGAGCTGGCAGATAGAGGGTGGGAGGTAGCGGCCTTCGATCGCCCAAGCGCGATTGGACCGGCCACATTCGTGCTGAGGAAGTCGCGGTGAGCGACCGCACGCCACCAGGGATCCACCAGACCCCGAAGAAGTCGGGCGGATGCCTTTGGCTGGTGCTCGCGATAGTCCTGGTTGCGGCGGGTGTTGGGGGGTGCACCGCCCTGCTAGCTGCCAACCGCGAACCCTACGATGCCGACAACAAGTACGAGGCGATCGCTCAGTGCGAAGCGAGAGTGAAGGAGCAACTGAGGGCGCCCTCTACCGCTACCTTCGATCTTGACGCGACCGGTTCTGGCACTTGGACAGTGACCGGGACGGTGGATGCTGAGAACGGATTCGGCGCGATGATACGCAACGATGTCCAGTGCACCGTGATCATCGAGGGCGACCGTGCCCGAGTTCGAATCGACCTGTTGGAGTGACTCCGGAGGGGACGGGGGTGTGCCCCCAACAGCACGGGGGGCCGGGGCACACCCCCGCGGGCCCACGTCGGCGTATGGGCCACTTCGGTGTTTCCCCCCTCGAAAGTTTCTAGCGGAATCCCCCGCGGAACGTCCAGATCCCTACAGCGAGAACCCCACAACTTGTGCGAGGTTCTGCATAACGTCTTTGGCTCTGTCGCCAAGACAGGCAACGGGACCGAACAAGCTTTTCACCCTCATCCGAGAACTCGCGAGAGCATCGTATACATGGCGATTGCATATGACTACGAGGGCGCTGCCGCTGCGATTGGTGTGTCGGTTTACAAGATTCAGGCTGCGGTGCGTGAGAACCGGATCGCGGTGAAGTATTGGGGCAAGGACGTCCTGATTCCTCACGAGGAGCTTGAGCGGCTGTTGGCGGAGCTTCCTGAGGAGCGCGACTAACCTCCGGCCGCGTACGGCCAGGGACCGATCCGTTTGGGTTGGTCCGGGATCGATTCTTGCCGATGTACAATGCGGGCTAATCGCCCACGAGCTCGGATGTCGCCGGGTCGACGCGCCCTCCAAGTTCCACGGTAGCCCTCCCGACCACATTGTCGATGTCCTGCTCGATGTCGTACAGGCGCCATTCGCCCTCAAGCTCGTAGACGACGCTGAAATGCAGGCGCTCACCGTCCACGTTCTGCCGAATGTATCGCCCCACACGTACGTGGAAATCACGGAGAGCAGACCGCTGGTACCGCGCTGCGCGTTTCTGGAAGGCGTCCCACTGGTCGCGAGGAAGCACACCCGTTGTCGTGATCCTGGTGCGCATCTCGGCACGATATCCGGAATATGCCTCGCATGACAGTACGATCTGGACGCATGGCTGTGCGCACGGAGGCCGCCCAGGTCCTCATCACTGTCAAAGCGTCGCCGGTGCCGTCCCAGAAGTACGGCGATACCGTTTGCGTCGCGGGCGTCAGGATGGATGCCCCGAGCGCATCCTTCATCCGCCTCTACCCAATCGCCTTCCGCTGGCTACGCGCAGACGCGCAGTTCAACAAGTACAACGTGGTGGAAGTCGAAGTGCAGCGGCGCACATCCGATACCCGCCCCGAGAGTTATACGCCGATCGAGGGCACATGGAAAAGAGTAGATCACCTGAAAGAGTGGTCGCGCAGACACGAAGTGCTTTCGCAGATCGCTCCCACCACGACGTGCCGGCTGATGCGCGCCGCTGAAGTCAACCATGCAGCCCCGTCGCTGGGTCTCGTCTACCCCGCCGACATTGATGATCGTCTCGAGTTCACCAAGAGCGAGCCATGGACTGAGGCGGAGCTCGAGAAGATGCGTAGCCGCGCCCGACGCGAGTCCGAGACCCTATTCGATGACGGGCACGTGATCCCGCCGCTGCTCAAGAAGCCTCGGTTCGACGTCCGCTACCGCTATCGATGTGCCGACAAGGCGTGCCCGGGCCACGGCGCCAAGATCCTCGACTGGGAGATCACGGAGCTTCAACGACGGTTAGCAAGAGACGACGACGACACCTTCAAGCGCAAGGTGGAAGCGAAGTTCATCGGGCAGATGTTTTCGAGCAGTCGCGAGAGCGGGTTTTACCTCGGCAACTTCGAGCAGGCGATGAAGCGCGGAAAGTTTAGCGTTCTCGGTGTCTACTGGCCGAGAAAGAGCGACACCGCTCCGCCCACGCCGACGTTGTTCTAGACCGGCAGGAGATCCCTGTTGACGTGAGCTGACAGCGCTTCGCGCACCTGCTCTCGGTGGCAGTGGCGTTCGTCCGCTTCGAAGCAGAACAACGCGATCGTCTGCGTGCGCGCGAGCTTCGCGACCTCCTGCAGTGCCGCGTCGGCCCGCTCCGTGAGGAGAACTTCGCGGAAGCGATCCCGCGCGGCATGCGCGACGTCGGTGTCGGTCGTTGCGTACCCCTCACGGTTATCCCGGTGATTGCCAAGTTCGGGCTTGTGAAGGTAGTCGATACCAGCCTCATGAAGCGCCGCGGCGAGCCCCGTCTTGGAGAAGCCTCGCTTTCGAGAGATTGCGTTAAGCCGGACGTCGACGAGGACGTCGATCCCATGTAGCCGGAGCTTCGCCACGAGTGCATCGACAGTCTGGCCTTCGTAACCGAAGCCGAGGATCTTGGGCACGCGCGGGGCCTCCTTATTCTTGGCCGCCCGGTGAGCGGCCGTGCGGCATTTCGTCGAACAGAAGCGAGCACCTGCACGCGCGATGAATTTGATGCCGCAGCGAGTACACGCGTGCAACTCGCCGCTTCTACGACGGATCTCGCGGAGAACGCCTAGGCGCAACGCCTGAAGCTCTCCGAGTGAGAGCGCCTCGAGTTCGACCATGTAACACATATTATACGTTACAGGTGATCGTCGGTGGTGAAGGACCCCCTTTACGGCGTCCGCTTCCGCGCTAGGGACCTGTAGGACTGCGCCCACGGATCCCGCGATCTCTCGAGGTGCGCGATCACCTTGGACGCCATGAACCGCCAGTGTCTGCCGGCTTTGAACCCCGGAATGTCGCCCCGCCGAACCATCGCCACGACAGTCCCGCGGGACACGTTGAGTATCCGCGCCATTTCCGCGGAGTCGACCGCTACCTCGTGTTCGTCACGCACGGTTACGTCGCCTGAGGCCGCGGCGGAGTGAAGGGTCCGCAAAACCAACCGCGATACTCGGCATGGTCGGGAGGAACGCGAGCCTGCACGCGCGGCACTCGAACCCAGGCGAGCGGTCGCGGAGCGCGGTCCCACAGTGGGGGCAGTGCGGCTGCGTGAGCGCATGGGCGACGTCGTACACGCGAGCTACCCTATTGGTTCGGCCGGAGAAGGGACGCCGGCTATCCACAGAACCTCCGGCGAGCACGGCCATTACCAAGAATCGCCGCTACGAGGGCTACTACGACGCCCTGAACGACCGCCGCATGGCGGAAGCCGCCGCACGTCCTTGCACGCTCCCAGCTCAGGCGTACGGCCCTGAGCCGATCCAATGGGTGCCAGTGGGTCAGTCGAAGCCACCGGTGTGGGTGTGGGTGCAGTGGCCACACCGGCCCGCGGAACGGATCGGGGCGTTCGCGGCTGGGTGGAACGACAGGGTTGTGGTGGTGGAGTGGACTGGGCCGGGTGGGACGCGGAACACTGTCGTGTGGCGCAACGCCGTGACACGTCGCGTCCGTTCGTGATGTCGGACTGCTTCGCTAGGGTCAGCGCCATGACTGACAATTCTCCCAACGAACTCGACCGCCCGAGCGAACTTTTCTACGCCATTCAAGGATTGCCTGACTGGCGAGAAGTATTCAGCGACGTGACGGATCCGAACTGGTCCCCGATTCACAGACAGGCTGGCAGCCTTCTGTCGACCATCCTTGTCGCCACGGACGAAGGAAGGAGCATCGTCGCGGTCGCGGGGGAACTCTATGGTGAGAAGGGATATCTGGCCGCCGTCACGACGACCGGGGTCGTATATGCCGACTGCAACCCCATCACACACCAGCGGTTGGAATTCTCCGTTACCCTGCACCCGTTCAGCGACGTCGAAGAGGTCACTATAAACGCGGACCATGTGTACTTCAGGGGAACTGAGGAGAGCCCGCGTCACCGCAGGCTCACCATGGCGCTGAAGGTTGCTGGGCGTACCGCAACGTTCAAATCGCATGGCGTGACACCGCTCACGACCGGTGACGACGTATTCGCGGCAATGAAGACCGTGCGCGACGGCCGCGCGAGCTCGTAAACGCACGCAACGGGGGTGCGCCAGGATCTCTCCCAGCACACCGCCCACAAGAGGCGTTCACCCCATCGGTCTGGGCATCGCCGCTACCGACTCGTCGTAGTCGTCGAACCGGTGCCACAGCGCCGTCTCGATGTGCCCGTTCTGGACCATCGTCGCGATCAGGTCACCACCGATCCGGACACCCCACCCGTGACCCAACTGCTCGTGGTTCATGTCCCGCACCCGGATAGCGAGGTCGATGACCTCCTGCTGCGACTGCGGGCGCTGGTACTGGAAGTCGGGCAACACCGGCTTCACCGTGAACTGGGAACCTTCGAACCGTTCCGGCTCGAAGTCGTTCGTCGACCGGTACGCGTACGACACGATCTTGTTGGAACCGGCAGGGAACCCGTGATGGTAGACGGTCGACGTCATCGGGAACTGCTCATATGCGGCGTTGTACTCGTCCCACAGCCTCCGCAGCTGACCGGGTGCCACCTCGTTCACCGTCTCGATGTCGACGAGGCCGGGCGTCGTGTCGATGACGTTTCGCCAGGACATGCCGACGAGGTGGGACCCGAGCGTGGAGACGGTCATGTTCAGGTGCGGGAGGGCGGTGACCTTCGACCCGAACATGTACGGCTTGTCCTCGAGCGTCACAACCGTGTCCGCGACGAGCAGCGCCCACTCGTCGGTCTGATCCGTGAATAACAGGCTCATCGTGCCCCCACCAACTCTCGTTCCATGTCCCACCGTTCCGCCGCGGCACCCTCCCCAACGACGTCCATCACCGTGTGTTCGTTCTCCGCAGGGGCCGCCATGATGGGCACCGAGTCGATCCCGTCGGGGCCGGGACCGTAGATCGCACCGCCCGCGGCCTTGCCCGGGAGCGCCCCGCCACCCATGCTGGGGTTGCCGGTGATGGTGTCGACCGTGACGCCCTTGTAGTTGGGGAGCGCGTTGAGTGCGTCCTTGAACGCCTGCAACCGGTTCATCGCCGTCTGGTTCTGCAAGTCAATGTAAGTTGACACGTTCCCGGGGATGAGTCCGAGGTCGTCGGCGTAATCCTCCGCAGCCTGCCCCGTGATACCGAACTGTCCGAGCATGTCGATCAGCTTCTGACGCCCGGTTTCGACAGCCGCGGTGGCATCCTCCTGCGAACCGGTCTGCTCGTAGATCGCGGCGGCGAGGTCCAGCGCGGACGTCGCGATGTCGTCGAGAGCGGCCTGGTTCTGCCGTCCCGCCTCTGTCGTGATGTCCAGGCTGTTGCCGTTCTCCCTGACAGACGCTTCGAGGTCGTCGAGGGCCTGCTCGAACTGGCGTTGCGCATCCCGAGTGTCGAGGGTGGCCTGGCCGAAACCACGGATCGTGTCCGCGAGCCCATCGACCTCATCACCTGTTGTGGCGGCTTGGCCGGCGAGGGACCGCAGCGCCGCCTCGTTCTGGGCGGTGACGTCAACGGACTCCTCGAGCGCGAAGTTGAGCACGTCCTGAGCGGTCGCCGCTTCCCCCGCCTGTGTGAGATGGTCGCGGATCGCGTCCCGCAGGTGCGGCATCTCGTCCAGCAGAGTCGACGCCTGCGCCTCCGACAGCCCGAGCTCGTCATTCCACTGCTGGAACTTCGCCACCGCGTCCTCGAGGGGCAGGTCGGTGATCTTCCCGTCGAGTTCGGTGAGCGTGTCACGCAGGCTCAGGACGTCGAGTCCGACGTTGCCGAGTACGTTTCCGGAGCCGATAGCGTCAAGCGCCCGAATCACCCCATCCGCGGTCGCGTCGGTCGTGATCTTCAACTCATCCATCGCGTCCGTGAACGACAGACCCGTGGTGAGCGCCTTCGAGATCGCGTCATCCGTGCCACGCACCTCCCGAGCGAAGTTGGTAAGCGCCTCGGTCGCGACAGTCACACCCACCGCAACACCCGCGACAACACCAGCACCCTTCGCCAGAGCCCCCACACCCCGCGCCGCACGCTGCGCGTTCGGGCCCAACACGGTCAGGGCCGCGTTGAACTCCGCGACCTTCGGGACCAGCAGCAGATACGACCCCAGCGCGGTCGCACCGGTCGCGCCCAGAGCACCGATCCAGAAAACGGCCTGCTGCGCCCCGTCCGGGAGGTCGTTGAACCCGTCCACAAGCCCCGTGAGCGTCTGCACCAACCCCCGGAGCGGCCCCTGAGCCGCGTCCCCCATCGAGATCATGGCGGAGTCCACCGCGCCGCTCAGGGCCTCGAAATCGCCCTTCAGGTTGTCGAGCTTGGTTTCCGCTGTCTCGGCCGCGTAACCGGCGTGGTCAACCTTCTGCGTCCACTCCTCAATCCCGTCAGCGCCCTCGTTGTACAGGATCGTCGCGGCACGGATCGCATCCTGCCCGAAGATCATCGCCAACGTCGCCTGCCGCTGCTGATCCGTCATCCCACCAAGGGCAGACTCGAGCTCACCCGCGAGACCCTGCAACCCGACGAACTGGCCCGACGCGTCATACGCCTCGATACCGAGCTCGGTCATCAGGTCCTTGACTTCCTCAGTTGGGTTCGCGAGACGGAGAAGCATGGTCCGCAGCGACGTACCCGCATCCGACCCCAGCAGGCCAGCGTTAGCGAACGCGGCGAGGGACCCCGCCGTCTCCTCAACGCTGATACCGAACTGGTCAGCGACAAGGCCCGCCTGCTTCAGCGCCTGAGCCATGTCCCCGACGTCGCCCATCGCCTTACCCGCACCAGCCGCGAGAAGGTCCGCAACGTGGGTTGCCTGGTCGCCGGCTAGCCCGAACTGCTGCAACGTCGTCGCCGCGATCTCACCCGCCTCCGCGACGTCAAGCCCCCCAGCCGCCGCGAGGTCCAGAGAACCCGCCAGAGCGCCGCCGAGGATGTCCGACGCCGAGAGGCCCGCTTTCGCCAGGTTCTCAATCGCCCCCGCGGACTCCTCCGCGCTGTAGACCGTGGACGCCCCAGCTTCGATAGCCGCCTCACGGAGAGCGCCGAGGTTCTGCCGTGCGTCCTCACCCGTCGCGGCAACATTCGACATCGCAGCGTCGAAATCGGCGGCACGCTTCACCGCGACACCCAGACCCGTCGCAAGCAACCCGCCCGCGACGAGAGACGCACGCCCCAACTGGTCGAACGCCTGCTTCGTCTTCGCGAGCTTGTCCGCCTCACTAGCGGTCTCCGCGGTTACCTTGCGGGCCTTCTCCATCCCCGCCAGATACCCCTGCATCTGCGCGGTCAACGTGACCTTCACGATTCTGTCTTGAGCCATGTTCAGTTACCTTTCGAAGCCCCATCTGTCTTTCGCCGCTCAACGGAAGCGATCCACTCCCAATCGGCCTGTGTGATCTCGCGACCCAACATCCCGTGCCGCTCCCGCCCCTCGAGCGCGAAGCTGAACAGCGGAACCTCACGGGGGACCTGCGTCCAGTCCGGGAACGGCCACGGGTTATTCGCGTAACGCTTCACCCACCCCTGAGCGACCGCGTACGCCTCCACAACCTCGCGGAACGCCGTCAACGGCCCCTGCCAAGGATCCGGCTTCAACCCATGCACCGCGCAGAACTCCCGGATCGCGTCATCATGCCGCCACATCGGGTGCAGCCGAGTAGTCAACTCGATCGGCACACCGCCCGCCGTCGTCGTTTGCCGGCGCACTCTCCGCTTCGCCACTAGTTCACCGCCCGCAAACCACGCGCCGCCGCACCGGCCTTCGCGCGTTGCGTCTTCCAACGCTCATGCGCGCGCACGTCCTCATCGCTCGGCGGCAACTCCAACGCAGCGACCAGGCGCGTCAGCGTGATCTGCAGCTGTCGGGCCTCCTGGACCGCGGGATGCACGATGCGCTGACCCATCGAACCCTCCGAAGTCACGCCCTCGTCAGCGATCACCGCGTCAAGAGCCTCGAGCCGATCCAACGTCCGACACGCCTCGATCAGCACCTCGGTCTGAGCGACCTCGAACTCGTAGTCCGCGTGCAGTTGCCGCCAGAACGCGCGGCCACGCTTCCCCAAACCCCGCGGCGGGGTCGGGGCTTTACCTTCGGTCATGTCGGCCTCCTTCCGAAAAACAGCGACTCGAGAAGCACGCACTTGGGAGAGACCTCACCGGCGACTCTGGTGGGTGTGGGGGTTGGGGGTGTCCCCCCACCCCCTTGTCCGCGTCGCGCGGCCAATCAAACGTCGTGCTCCTCCGAGGGGCTGACACCGAGCTCGTGTGCGTGGAGGATTGCGGTGACTTCGATGGAAGCGACGTCGGATGCGGATCTGGCGTTTGCCGCTCTGGCCGCGATCTGGCGGGTCACGTCAAGGACGGTGTTCGTGTCCCTGACGGCTTGCATCGCGGCCCGTACGGCGGGGTCCGTCGCGGCGGTGGCGTACCGGTTGGCCACCTCGACGCGCAACGCTGTGATCTCGGCTTCGGACTCGAGGGGTGGCCGGTTGGCTCGTATCCAGTTGGGTGCAAAGCGCTCAATGGCAAGCAGGTCGTCTTCGGATGTGATGCGGAGAATGTCCATCCAGTGGCGTCCCGCCGCCAGCATGGGGGCGATGTTGTACTCCCATGCCTGGGCGGTGCGGGCGA
Proteins encoded:
- a CDS encoding metalloregulator ArsR/SmtB family transcription factor — its product is MDPVATTPALTVLADPTRARILRLIRDAEDGRARVGRLADELGLRQPTVSHHMRALHDEGIVIREPEGRRVWYSISPAHVDRIDSLLGDRAAVVNAGEPDLDRVVADLADRYAGVINRQTVGRYVQESHDLLAARENTPLLASRTAAFAAQRLDDLLRRGQREQREQREQGVPEVLFVCVENAGRSQLAAGILRQLAGDRVLVRTAGSAPARDLRASIVTALDEIGVPVGGEFPKPLTDEAVRAADYVITMGCGDACPIYPGRRYLDWDIDDPAGKPLSVVRGIRDDIERRVRDLLPALINQ
- a CDS encoding arsenate reductase ArsC, which produces MTDKKPTVLFVCVHNAGRSQMAAGYLRALAGNRIEVLSAGSAPKDEINPVAVQAMAEEGIDIAGNTPKVLTVDAVKESDVVITMGCGDACPIFPGKRYEDWELDDPAGQGIDAVRPIRDEIRSRVDGLIAELLPVIADHD
- a CDS encoding arsenate reductase ArsC, producing MTERRGQDALLSADSVLHRAAERLAHQFAGMVGEETVERVVFESYAALARTAAVSTLLPSLAEKFARDRLLALAQSRGLIAKPVPEILYVCVQNSGRSQMAAALTRHLGGERVHVRSAGSQPAVGVMPEVVAVLAEIGVDVGDEFPKPLTDDVVRAADAVVTMGCGDACPLYAGKRYLDWDLDDPAELDLEGIREVCDEIRAQVEQLLSELLPQSGARRS
- a CDS encoding aquaporin: MTAGLTLARRAGAEMLGTGLLVAVVVGSGIAAQRLSADTGLQLLENSIATALGLGVLILLLGPVSGAHFNPVVSIADALLGRRGRVGLPLPALIVYTFAQMSGAIGGAVLANLMFAAPTTLSTTARATPATVLAEVVATAGLVLLITGLARAGRPVQQVAIAVAAYIGAAYWFTSSTAFANPAVTVGRVFTDTFAGIAPASVLPFLAGQLLGAGVAIGMAVLLFPHAASQTADLVAEPVLTEPGVAAAEDVVTRRMGDSNSHRRAR
- a CDS encoding excisionase family DNA-binding protein, which translates into the protein MIRLDPKLEQAIVSAVSPEAIGRDKRAYTVHEAAIYIGRSDSFLRQLKRDNKIVARRDGKLLIFFREDLDDYLDSLKVD
- a CDS encoding DUF488 family protein; protein product: MVELEALSLGELQALRLGVLREIRRRSGELHACTRCGIKFIARAGARFCSTKCRTAAHRAAKNKEAPRVPKILGFGYEGQTVDALVAKLRLHGIDVLVDVRLNAISRKRGFSKTGLAAALHEAGIDYLHKPELGNHRDNREGYATTDTDVAHAARDRFREVLLTERADAALQEVAKLARTQTIALFCFEADERHCHREQVREALSAHVNRDLLPV
- a CDS encoding helix-turn-helix domain-containing protein — its product is MRSRSRTAPTVGPRSATARLGSSAARAGSRSSRPCRVSRLVLRTLHSAAASGDVTVRDEHEVAVDSAEMARILNVSRGTVVAMVRRGDIPGFKAGRHWRFMASKVIAHLERSRDPWAQSYRSLARKRTP
- a CDS encoding phage tail tape measure protein; this encodes MAQDRIVKVTLTAQMQGYLAGMEKARKVTAETASEADKLAKTKQAFDQLGRASLVAGGLLATGLGVAVKRAADFDAAMSNVAATGEDARQNLGALREAAIEAGASTVYSAEESAGAIENLAKAGLSASDILGGALAGSLDLAAAGGLDVAEAGEIAATTLQQFGLAGDQATHVADLLAAGAGKAMGDVGDMAQALKQAGLVADQFGISVEETAGSLAAFANAGLLGSDAGTSLRTMLLRLANPTEEVKDLMTELGIEAYDASGQFVGLQGLAGELESALGGMTDQQRQATLAMIFGQDAIRAATILYNEGADGIEEWTQKVDHAGYAAETAETKLDNLKGDFEALSGAVDSAMISMGDAAQGPLRGLVQTLTGLVDGFNDLPDGAQQAVFWIGALGATGATALGSYLLLVPKVAEFNAALTVLGPNAQRAARGVGALAKGAGVVAGVAVGVTVATEALTNFAREVRGTDDAISKALTTGLSFTDAMDELKITTDATADGVIRALDAIGSGNVLGNVGLDVLSLRDTLTELDGKITDLPLEDAVAKFQQWNDELGLSEAQASTLLDEMPHLRDAIRDHLTQAGEAATAQDVLNFALEESVDVTAQNEAALRSLAGQAATTGDEVDGLADTIRGFGQATLDTRDAQRQFEQALDDLEASVRENGNSLDITTEAGRQNQAALDDIATSALDLAAAIYEQTGSQEDATAAVETGRQKLIDMLGQFGITGQAAEDYADDLGLIPGNVSTYIDLQNQTAMNRLQAFKDALNALPNYKGVTVDTITGNPSMGGGALPGKAAGGAIYGPGPDGIDSVPIMAAPAENEHTVMDVVGEGAAAERWDMERELVGAR
- a CDS encoding P27 family phage terminase small subunit, translating into MTEGKAPTPPRGLGKRGRAFWRQLHADYEFEVAQTEVLIEACRTLDRLEALDAVIADEGVTSEGSMGQRIVHPAVQEARQLQITLTRLVAALELPPSDEDVRAHERWKTQRAKAGAAARGLRAVN